CAGGGAGGGCCCGGCTCAAATCAGGATCGCTGAGAGTATCTACGCTTTAATCGAAAGAAATGCAAGCTGGGGTGCTTCAGGGCCCGATGCGAGGTGGCGCCAGCCCAGCCGAAATCTTATCCAAAATGAGAAGCCAATCCTGACCCCGGCCGCTCCCCGGGGCGCGAATCGCGAAGGATTCACTCGGCTTTTTTCGACCACCGTCCTGAACACTTCCCGTGCGCGGATCAAACCACCACACCTGCACCTCTTCTCTTCTTGCCACATCCCAGTGAACCGTTAGCGATCCGCCCGTGGGCAAATAAACCAGCGCGAACGTGTCATCAATAGAGCGGGCAGCACGGCGATGATCGGCCCCTTCCAGCTCGTTACCTTGGATGAGCGATTGATCCGGTACCAGCTTGTACCAGGGACGCTGGGTCAGGATCGCCCGCATGAGTCCCATCTGAGCACTTCCCGGATGGTGCAGGGCTTCTTTCCACGGCGTGCGTGCGAAAGAGATGGGCTTTCGGGGCGGCTCGTACATCTGCCAGATATTGTGGTTTCCGTACGTATGCCCACACGCACCACTCAACATCGACCAGTAGGCTGCCTGGCGGACATCCCAATCGTCGAACCATTGCTCCCCCTGCTTCCAATTGACAGGATGATCTTCGTAACGTGGCTCACCATCCAAAACAGGCTTGGTAGGCACCAGGTCCCGTAGCGCCAGTGTGGTCTTATAGTTGGGGAGATTGAACGCACTATGGCCGGACTGAAACATGTTAAAGGCCAACCAATCATCCCTGTGCAACCACTGTGCGGAATTTGATCCGCCCATCGGATGGTAGGTCATCAGATGGGCGCCGCCGTCTCCTTCGGCAAGTCCCGCTGCCAGTCCGCGCACGATGGCCAGATGACGCTCATTTTCGGGATTGCGGTCACCACCGAGAATCCAGATGATGGGACGGTCTCGATACCGCTGGCCCAACCATCGCCCGTAAACCCTGGCATTTTCTGGAGTAAAGATCTCCGGTCCCACGCCCCACTTTTTATTCCACTTATCACCCCAGGTTGGAAGCATTCCAATGAATAAACCAAGCCCTTCCGCCCGCTGAATAATCCAATCGACGTGATCCCAATAGTCATTATCTGGACCTTCTACGACGGCCGGCCTGGTGGGATCGTTATTCAAAAGCGGTACGTGGCCATAAGCATTGGGGGTATGTAGACCGTCGAGTTCCGCCAACACCACAGCCTGAATGACGGTAAATCCCTTTTTCGCGCGATCAGTTAAATAAAGTTCTGCTTCCTCGCGATTGAGGCGATGGAACAACTCCCATGCAGT
This is a stretch of genomic DNA from Thermogutta terrifontis. It encodes these proteins:
- a CDS encoding glycoside hydrolase family 140 protein, with amino-acid sequence MILKGRNVVWICRSCFCVLIVGFILVRTVNAGAPQRLRVSDNGRYLLTDKGEPFFYLGDTAWELFHRLNREEAELYLTDRAKKGFTVIQAVVLAELDGLHTPNAYGHVPLLNNDPTRPAVVEGPDNDYWDHVDWIIQRAEGLGLFIGMLPTWGDKWNKKWGVGPEIFTPENARVYGRWLGQRYRDRPIIWILGGDRNPENERHLAIVRGLAAGLAEGDGGAHLMTYHPMGGSNSAQWLHRDDWLAFNMFQSGHSAFNLPNYKTTLALRDLVPTKPVLDGEPRYEDHPVNWKQGEQWFDDWDVRQAAYWSMLSGACGHTYGNHNIWQMYEPPRKPISFARTPWKEALHHPGSAQMGLMRAILTQRPWYKLVPDQSLIQGNELEGADHRRAARSIDDTFALVYLPTGGSLTVHWDVARREEVQVWWFDPRTGSVQDGGRKKPSESFAIRAPGSGRGQDWLLILDKISAGLAPPRIGP